A genomic stretch from Spiroplasma endosymbiont of Clivina fossor includes:
- the rplN gene encoding 50S ribosomal protein L14, which produces MIQTESQLRVADNTGAKVILVIRNLGGSVRKFTSVGDVIVCSVKQATPGGTVKKGQIVKAVIVRTKKAVRRSDGTYIKFSENAAVLIRDDKMPRGTRIFGPIAREVKEAGFNKIASLATEVI; this is translated from the coding sequence ATGATTCAAACTGAGTCTCAATTAAGGGTCGCTGATAATACAGGAGCAAAAGTAATTTTAGTAATTCGGAACTTAGGTGGTTCGGTTCGTAAATTTACAAGTGTTGGTGATGTTATTGTTTGTTCAGTTAAACAAGCAACACCGGGAGGAACTGTTAAAAAGGGACAAATTGTTAAAGCTGTTATTGTTCGTACTAAAAAAGCTGTTCGCAGAAGTGATGGTACATATATTAAGTTTTCGGAAAATGCAGCTGTTCTTATTAGAGATGATAAAATGCCAAGAGGAACAAGAATTTTTGGTCCGATTGCTAGAGAAGTAAAAGAAGCAGGATTTAATAAAATTGCTTCTTTAGCAACTGAGGTGATATAA
- the rplX gene encoding 50S ribosomal protein L24: MIKIKIKKGDQVVVIAGKHRGFKGPVTNILKKKLRVEIEGITIKKNQKPTQNDEGGIKEIPASIHLSNVALLDSKDKTKTTKIGYEIKDGKKYRIARKTKTRI; encoded by the coding sequence ATGATAAAAATAAAAATTAAAAAAGGTGACCAAGTAGTAGTTATTGCTGGTAAACATCGTGGTTTTAAAGGACCAGTTACTAATATTTTAAAGAAAAAACTTCGTGTGGAAATTGAAGGCATTACAATTAAAAAGAACCAAAAACCAACCCAGAATGATGAAGGGGGAATTAAAGAAATTCCTGCAAGCATTCACCTTTCCAATGTTGCTTTACTAGATAGTAAAGATAAAACTAAAACAACTAAAATTGGTTATGAGATTAAAGATGGTAAAAAATATCGGATTGCTCGTAAAACCAAGACAAGAATTTAA
- the rplE gene encoding 50S ribosomal protein L5: MNYLQKQYQDEIIQAMMQEYNFTSTMQVSKIIKVVVNVGAGDAVSNSKNIEIVMRELYLITGQKPVITRAKKSIAGFKLREGMPIGCKVTLRGTKMYDFLYKLFNINLPRVRDFRGLNKAGFDKHGNYTLGIKEQLIFPEIDYDKVVKTRGTSITIVMSSNNQNESFSLLKKMGAPFKK, translated from the coding sequence ATGAATTATTTACAAAAACAATATCAAGATGAAATCATTCAGGCAATGATGCAAGAATATAATTTTACTTCTACAATGCAAGTTTCTAAAATTATCAAAGTAGTTGTTAATGTTGGTGCTGGTGATGCTGTTAGTAACAGTAAAAATATTGAAATAGTAATGCGAGAATTATACTTAATTACGGGACAAAAACCAGTAATAACTAGAGCAAAAAAATCAATTGCTGGTTTTAAGTTACGAGAAGGAATGCCAATTGGGTGTAAAGTAACTTTACGGGGTACTAAAATGTATGACTTTCTTTATAAATTATTTAATATTAATTTACCTCGGGTTCGTGATTTTCGTGGTTTAAATAAAGCTGGTTTTGATAAACACGGTAACTACACATTAGGAATTAAAGAACAATTGATTTTTCCTGAAATTGATTACGACAAAGTTGTAAAAACAAGGGGAACGAGTATTACTATTGTAATGTCTAGTAATAATCAAAATGAATCATTTTCTTTACTAAAAAAAATGGGTGCACCATTTAAGAAATAG
- a CDS encoding type Z 30S ribosomal protein S14: MAKKSLKVKQLKTPKFAVRAYTRCQNCGRPKSVLKKFQLCRICIREFGNKGQIPGFKKASW, from the coding sequence ATGGCAAAAAAATCATTAAAAGTAAAACAATTAAAAACTCCTAAGTTTGCAGTTCGCGCATACACTCGTTGTCAAAATTGTGGCCGACCAAAGTCAGTATTAAAAAAGTTTCAATTATGTCGTATATGTATTCGTGAATTTGGCAATAAAGGGCAAATCCCTGGGTTTAAGAAAGCTTCATGATAG
- the rpsH gene encoding 30S ribosomal protein S8 → MMTDPISDMLTRIRNANQRQFKKVSIPTSNIKLQIAQILKEEGYITDFKINEKPKDGTHSKIDILLKYKASQRVIWGLKRISKPGLRVYVKNSEIPKVLNGLGIAIISTSLGVMTDAKARENRLGGEVLAFVW, encoded by the coding sequence ATGATGACAGATCCAATTAGCGATATGCTAACAAGAATTCGCAATGCTAACCAGCGACAATTTAAAAAGGTAAGCATTCCGACTTCTAATATAAAATTGCAAATTGCCCAAATTCTGAAAGAAGAAGGGTATATTACCGATTTTAAAATTAATGAGAAACCCAAAGATGGAACTCATAGTAAAATTGATATTTTATTAAAATATAAAGCAAGCCAAAGGGTAATTTGAGGTTTAAAGAGAATATCTAAGCCAGGTCTTAGAGTATATGTTAAAAATAGTGAGATTCCAAAGGTTTTAAATGGTTTAGGAATTGCAATTATTTCGACATCACTTGGAGTTATGACTGATGCAAAAGCAAGAGAAAATCGTTTAGGTGGCGAAGTTCTTGCCTTTGTTTGATAG
- the rplF gene encoding 50S ribosomal protein L6 — protein sequence MSRIGNRILSVQDGVEINVAKNNIITIKGPKGTLNKQLPQKITIIVENQTIKTIRPNEQKHTKQLHGTTNSLLEGMLTGVTTGFSKRLLINGVGYRANMQGDKLNLSLGFSHPIQYTIPEGITVVCPKPTELIISGISKELVGQVAADIRAFRRIEPYKAKGIQYDNEYIIRKEGKSAGK from the coding sequence ATGTCAAGAATTGGTAATCGCATTCTATCTGTACAAGATGGCGTTGAAATAAATGTTGCAAAAAATAATATCATAACTATTAAAGGACCTAAAGGAACACTCAATAAACAATTACCACAAAAAATTACTATTATCGTTGAAAACCAAACGATTAAAACTATCAGACCGAATGAACAAAAACATACTAAGCAATTACATGGAACTACTAATTCATTGTTAGAAGGAATGTTAACAGGTGTTACTACTGGTTTTAGTAAAAGATTATTAATTAATGGAGTGGGATATCGTGCTAATATGCAGGGTGATAAACTAAATTTAAGTTTAGGGTTCTCACATCCGATTCAATATACTATCCCTGAAGGAATAACAGTTGTTTGTCCTAAACCAACAGAACTTATTATTTCAGGAATTAGTAAAGAATTAGTTGGACAAGTAGCAGCCGATATTCGTGCTTTTCGACGAATAGAGCCGTACAAAGCTAAAGGAATTCAATATGATAATGAATACATTATTCGTAAGGAAGGGAAATCAGCAGGTAAATAG
- the rplR gene encoding 50S ribosomal protein L18, with the protein MKSNRYEARKIRHFRIRKKITGSELRPRLNVFRSNRNLYAQIIDDSQHRTLVSYSTLQMAGAAGAAGKGNLNKASATLLGEKLAKKALENNITTVVFDRGGYLYHGKIAAFAEAAREHGLKF; encoded by the coding sequence ATGAAATCAAATCGCTATGAAGCAAGAAAAATTAGACATTTTCGCATTCGTAAAAAAATAACTGGTTCTGAATTAAGACCCCGACTTAATGTATTTCGTTCTAATAGGAATCTTTATGCACAAATTATTGATGATAGTCAGCACCGGACACTAGTTTCTTACTCAACTTTGCAAATGGCAGGTGCTGCAGGTGCTGCAGGTAAGGGTAATTTAAATAAAGCTAGTGCTACCCTTCTGGGAGAAAAGTTAGCAAAGAAAGCTTTAGAAAACAATATTACCACTGTGGTCTTTGATCGTGGGGGGTACTTGTATCACGGGAAAATTGCTGCGTTTGCGGAGGCTGCAAGAGAACATGGATTGAAATTTTAG
- the rpsE gene encoding 30S ribosomal protein S5: MQEKKDQQNLTTSPTKPNFANRGSDGERNKKRWTKKSIANFQKPIEEFEEKVVKVRRVTKVTKGGRHFRFSVVVIVGNHKGKVGFATGKANEVLDAIKKAAKAAKKNTFMIPMVGATVPHDVIGHYGGGRVLIKPARKGTGIIAGGPVRTLIEVSGVQDIYVKSLGSNTSLIMIRAAMDGLKQMRTKEQVYSLREIKEKVNEKSLAREQ, from the coding sequence ATGCAAGAAAAAAAAGATCAACAAAATTTAACGACATCACCAACTAAGCCTAATTTTGCTAATCGAGGTAGTGATGGTGAACGAAATAAAAAACGATGAACTAAAAAATCAATTGCTAATTTTCAAAAACCAATTGAAGAGTTTGAAGAAAAGGTCGTTAAAGTAAGAAGGGTAACTAAAGTAACTAAAGGGGGGCGACATTTTCGTTTCTCAGTAGTAGTTATTGTTGGTAACCATAAGGGAAAAGTTGGTTTTGCTACTGGTAAAGCTAATGAAGTACTCGATGCTATTAAAAAAGCAGCAAAAGCTGCTAAGAAAAATACTTTTATGATTCCAATGGTGGGGGCTACTGTTCCTCATGATGTTATTGGTCATTATGGTGGGGGCCGAGTATTAATTAAACCTGCTAGAAAAGGTACAGGAATTATTGCTGGTGGCCCAGTTCGGACTTTAATTGAAGTATCTGGGGTGCAAGATATTTATGTTAAGTCATTAGGTTCTAATACCTCACTTATTATGATTAGAGCAGCAATGGATGGTTTAAAACAAATGCGAACTAAAGAACAAGTTTATAGTTTACGAGAAATTAAAGAAAAAGTTAATGAAAAATCACTAGCAAGGGAACAATAA
- the rplO gene encoding 50S ribosomal protein L15: protein MKLHELKYTEKSRKDKKRLGRGTSSGHGKTSGKGHKGQNARSGGGVRPGFEGGQTPLFRRIPKIGFTNFTKKRYEIVNLSALEQLDITEITPQVLKSKKLINSEKSLVKILANGKISKALVIKAHKFSKVAKDAIEKANGKTEVI from the coding sequence ATGAAATTACATGAACTTAAATATACTGAAAAATCTCGTAAAGATAAAAAACGCCTTGGAAGAGGAACATCTTCAGGGCATGGAAAAACTTCTGGTAAAGGACATAAAGGTCAAAATGCTAGAAGTGGTGGTGGCGTTCGCCCTGGATTTGAAGGTGGACAAACCCCTTTATTTCGGAGAATTCCTAAAATCGGTTTTACCAATTTTACAAAGAAACGATATGAAATTGTTAACTTAAGTGCTTTAGAACAATTAGATATAACTGAAATTACTCCCCAAGTTTTAAAAAGCAAAAAATTAATTAATAGTGAAAAATCATTAGTAAAAATTCTTGCTAATGGTAAAATTAGTAAAGCATTAGTTATTAAAGCTCATAAGTTTTCAAAAGTCGCTAAAGATGCTATTGAGAAGGCTAATGGTAAAACCGAGGTGATTTAA
- the secY gene encoding preprotein translocase subunit SecY, whose translation MIVITTIKRFYRNNKDILLKLAFTLLVLFIIRLGALITVPGVNINKNLNESNKDSREFFNLIAMLGGGSIDRFSLFALGLSPYITASIIVQLLSTDLVPGLSRWAKSGEKGKRKLDSLTKWLTLPFGIMQGFATIMTLAQQKIISLKWQEADAGNIATSAVFYYILVPTLLLGGTFLILWLADQITIRGIGNGVSLVIFAGIASSLPFNIAKTFQFWVGGQSEAIVVFSGFLKFLLYMVGFLLVILMVVFFAESERRIPIQQTGSGLALKSEKAPYLPLKINSAGVIPVIFASAIITAPLTIAQIVKANNPEGTGFTNFTETYLALDSWSGMSIFAILIILFTFLYSQIQINPEQMAENFQKNGTFIPGIQPGKETEKYIKSTLNRLSVVGSIFLAFVAILPTLISKLTNLPPMLAIGGTGVIIMVGVAIEVIRQVQGHLTQQSYIQFKRDENQSKNIW comes from the coding sequence TTAATAGTGATAACAACCATTAAAAGATTTTATCGTAATAATAAAGATATTTTATTAAAATTAGCTTTTACATTATTGGTTTTATTTATTATTCGTTTGGGAGCATTAATTACTGTTCCAGGGGTTAATATAAATAAAAATCTTAATGAATCTAATAAGGATTCAAGAGAATTTTTTAATTTGATTGCAATGTTAGGTGGAGGCTCTATTGATCGATTTTCACTTTTCGCTTTAGGGTTATCGCCATACATTACTGCTTCTATTATTGTCCAATTATTATCTACTGATTTAGTTCCAGGATTATCTCGTTGAGCTAAATCAGGAGAAAAAGGGAAACGAAAATTAGATTCATTAACTAAATGATTAACATTGCCATTTGGTATTATGCAAGGTTTTGCGACAATTATGACCTTGGCACAACAAAAAATTATTAGTCTTAAATGGCAAGAAGCAGATGCTGGAAATATTGCTACATCAGCAGTGTTTTATTATATTTTGGTACCAACACTGCTTTTGGGAGGAACATTCTTAATTCTTTGACTAGCTGATCAAATTACAATTCGTGGAATTGGTAATGGTGTTTCTTTAGTTATTTTTGCTGGAATTGCTTCTAGTTTACCATTTAATATTGCTAAAACTTTTCAATTTTGAGTTGGTGGTCAAAGTGAAGCAATAGTTGTTTTTAGTGGGTTTTTAAAGTTTTTACTTTATATGGTTGGATTTCTTTTAGTAATTTTAATGGTTGTATTCTTTGCTGAATCAGAAAGAAGAATTCCGATTCAACAGACGGGAAGTGGGTTAGCGTTAAAAAGTGAAAAAGCACCGTATTTGCCGTTAAAAATTAATTCGGCTGGTGTCATTCCCGTGATTTTTGCTTCAGCAATTATAACAGCACCTTTAACAATTGCCCAAATTGTTAAAGCTAATAATCCCGAAGGGACAGGGTTTACTAATTTTACTGAGACTTATTTGGCATTAGATTCATGGTCAGGAATGAGCATTTTTGCGATTTTAATTATTCTCTTTACTTTCTTATATTCTCAAATACAAATTAATCCTGAACAAATGGCAGAGAATTTTCAAAAGAATGGCACATTTATTCCTGGAATTCAACCAGGAAAAGAAACTGAGAAATATATTAAATCAACTTTAAATCGTTTAAGTGTTGTTGGTAGTATCTTTTTAGCTTTTGTTGCCATATTGCCAACATTAATTTCTAAATTAACAAATTTACCGCCAATGTTAGCGATTGGTGGAACAGGAGTTATTATTATGGTTGGTGTTGCAATTGAAGTTATTCGTCAAGTTCAAGGACATCTGACGCAACAATCTTATATTCAATTTAAAAGGGATGAAAATCAAAGTAAAAATATATGATAA
- a CDS encoding adenylate kinase, whose translation MNLIFLGAPGSGKGTQSQKLCEAYRLIHLSTGDIIRQAIRNNSPLGLKTKEYLDAGKLVPDEQVINLVRETIDNLSENFILDGFPRTLKQVHALQEILEKKEQQIDFVIYLEADLEHLIDRITNRLVCPTCNRTYSKLINKPKIAMQCDDDDASLIQRDDDTKEKAKIRIQTYLNETLPLVEYYQEENLLHVVDANQSSKLVFNGIKSILDSV comes from the coding sequence ATGAATTTAATCTTTTTAGGAGCACCCGGAAGTGGTAAAGGAACTCAGTCACAAAAGTTATGTGAGGCATACCGTTTGATACATTTATCAACAGGAGATATTATTCGTCAAGCGATAAGAAATAATTCACCATTGGGATTAAAAACTAAAGAATATTTAGATGCAGGAAAATTAGTACCCGATGAACAAGTCATTAATCTTGTCCGAGAAACCATTGATAATTTAAGTGAAAACTTTATTCTTGATGGTTTTCCAAGAACGCTTAAACAAGTGCATGCATTGCAAGAGATTTTAGAAAAAAAAGAACAACAAATTGATTTTGTTATTTATTTAGAAGCTGACTTAGAACATTTAATTGATCGGATTACTAATCGCTTAGTTTGTCCGACTTGTAATCGAACATATAGCAAATTAATTAATAAACCTAAAATTGCGATGCAATGTGATGATGATGATGCATCATTAATTCAGCGCGATGATGATACGAAAGAAAAAGCTAAAATTAGAATTCAAACTTATTTAAATGAGACTTTACCTTTAGTAGAGTATTATCAAGAAGAAAACTTATTACATGTTGTTGATGCTAATCAGTCAAGTAAATTAGTATTTAATGGTATTAAAAGTATTTTAGATAGTGTGTAA
- the map gene encoding type I methionyl aminopeptidase produces MVTVKSELEIKAMRAAGKVVAKMLAEVKKAIIPGIKKRDLDIIAARVLKENNAKTAFKGYYGFPNHICVSINNELIHGIANNQIIKTGDLVSIDAGAVVDGYFADAAITVGVGQIKAEYQKLITVTEEALNKAIAIIAPGVRIGTIGATIQQFVEQQGYRLPKNYTGHGIGKQLHEEPYVPNYGKYDYGLKLVAGMTICIEPMVQIGTDQTRVLGDNWTVVSLDGTYSAHFEHTILVTAKGYEVLTANPHSMEEEGN; encoded by the coding sequence ATGGTTACTGTTAAAAGTGAATTGGAAATTAAAGCAATGCGTGCTGCGGGAAAAGTAGTTGCTAAAATGTTAGCTGAAGTTAAAAAGGCAATTATTCCCGGAATAAAAAAACGCGACCTTGATATAATAGCAGCCAGAGTGTTAAAAGAAAATAATGCTAAAACAGCGTTTAAAGGTTATTATGGTTTTCCTAATCATATTTGTGTTTCTATTAACAATGAATTAATTCATGGAATTGCTAATAATCAAATTATTAAGACAGGTGATTTAGTATCAATTGATGCGGGTGCTGTTGTTGATGGATACTTTGCAGATGCAGCCATTACTGTTGGTGTTGGTCAAATTAAAGCGGAATATCAAAAGTTAATTACTGTAACGGAAGAAGCCTTAAATAAGGCAATAGCAATTATTGCTCCGGGTGTTAGAATTGGTACTATTGGGGCAACAATTCAACAATTTGTTGAGCAACAAGGGTATCGTTTACCAAAAAATTATACGGGGCATGGGATTGGTAAACAATTACATGAAGAACCATATGTTCCTAATTATGGTAAATATGACTATGGTTTAAAACTAGTGGCAGGAATGACAATTTGTATTGAACCAATGGTACAAATTGGTACTGACCAAACTAGAGTTTTAGGTGATAATTGAACAGTTGTGTCCCTTGATGGTACATATTCAGCTCATTTTGAACATACAATTCTAGTAACCGCAAAGGGATATGAAGTTTTAACTGCTAATCCACACTCAATGGAGGAAGAAGGGAATTAA
- the infA gene encoding translation initiation factor IF-1 — protein sequence MATKEKETKNIIEVEGIVIECLPNTEFKVKLENNAVILAHVSGKIRTNFIRILPGDKVIIELSPYDLKRGRITYRHK from the coding sequence ATGGCCACCAAAGAAAAAGAAACTAAAAATATTATTGAAGTGGAAGGAATTGTTATTGAATGTTTACCTAATACTGAGTTTAAGGTAAAATTAGAAAACAATGCGGTTATTTTAGCTCACGTTTCTGGTAAAATTCGCACGAATTTCATTAGGATTTTACCAGGTGATAAAGTAATTATTGAACTCTCTCCATATGATTTAAAACGTGGGCGAATTACTTATCGTCATAAGTAA
- the rpmJ gene encoding 50S ribosomal protein L36, whose translation MKVRSSVKKICDKCQIINRKKCVRVICKTPKHKQRQG comes from the coding sequence ATGAAAGTAAGATCATCAGTTAAAAAGATTTGTGATAAATGTCAAATAATTAATAGAAAAAAATGTGTGCGAGTAATTTGTAAAACTCCAAAGCACAAACAAAGACAAGGTTAA
- the rpsM gene encoding 30S ribosomal protein S13 produces the protein MARIAGVEIPNNKRIVISLTYIYGIGLSTSQKILIVCNISESTRVNQLTEEQLTNIRAEISKDYKVEGELRRETQLNIKRLMEIGCYRGIRHRKGLPVHGQSTKQNARTKRDRRQTVANKKK, from the coding sequence ATGGCAAGAATAGCAGGAGTAGAAATTCCTAATAATAAAAGAATTGTTATTTCTTTAACATATATTTATGGGATTGGTTTATCAACTTCTCAAAAAATTTTAATAGTCTGTAATATTAGTGAAAGTACTCGTGTTAACCAATTAACAGAAGAGCAACTAACAAATATTAGAGCAGAAATATCCAAAGATTATAAAGTAGAAGGTGAGCTACGGCGTGAAACCCAATTAAATATTAAACGATTAATGGAAATTGGTTGTTATCGTGGTATTCGTCATCGTAAAGGTTTACCAGTTCATGGTCAATCTACTAAACAAAATGCCAGAACAAAAAGAGATCGCAGACAAACAGTTGCTAATAAGAAAAAATAG
- the rpsK gene encoding 30S ribosomal protein S11: MAKIEKVAKKRQKKNILKGISHIHSTFNNTIVTMTDELGNVIAWCAAGAIGFKGTKKSTPYAAQMVAERVAKASMEHGMRTIEVQCKGPGPGRDAAVRSLQAAGLEITSIKDVTPIPHNGCRPPKRPRG, from the coding sequence ATGGCAAAAATAGAAAAAGTTGCAAAGAAAAGACAAAAAAAGAATATTTTAAAAGGAATCTCCCATATTCATTCAACATTTAACAATACAATTGTAACAATGACTGATGAATTAGGCAATGTTATTGCTTGATGTGCGGCTGGTGCAATTGGTTTTAAAGGAACAAAGAAATCAACCCCTTATGCTGCACAAATGGTAGCAGAACGAGTTGCTAAGGCATCAATGGAACATGGAATGAGAACGATTGAAGTTCAGTGTAAAGGACCTGGTCCTGGAAGAGATGCTGCTGTTAGAAGCTTACAAGCAGCTGGTTTGGAAATTACAAGTATTAAAGATGTAACACCAATTCCTCATAATGGATGTCGTCCCCCTAAAAGGCCAAGAGGTTAA
- a CDS encoding DNA-directed RNA polymerase subunit alpha produces MKQFVRPNFKLQTESTSKNFGCFIVEPLERGFGNTIGNALRRTLLAATPGASIYGVDIKGASHEFSTIKGVVENVAQIILNLKGIILKIDSTVFKEEESVSLKVDAVAGEVLASMIVCPLGVEILNGDYLIATVAKGGKLEMTMYAQNSRGYKSFDDNKRLITNIGIIPMDSNYSPIVNVKYSVESTKVGKSADLEQLVLELTTDGSVTPVEAIAIAAKILIAHLEHFVSLSEQAQSLEIISISEKQETDELEKPIEELDLTVRSYNCLKRAEIVTIRDLTDKTENDILATKNLGRKSFNEIKEKLLALGLTFKRE; encoded by the coding sequence ATGAAACAATTTGTTAGACCAAATTTTAAATTACAAACTGAAAGTACTAGTAAAAATTTCGGTTGCTTCATAGTAGAACCATTAGAAAGAGGATTTGGTAATACTATTGGTAACGCTTTACGAAGAACTTTATTAGCAGCAACACCGGGAGCTTCAATTTATGGTGTTGATATTAAAGGAGCTAGTCATGAGTTTTCAACAATTAAAGGGGTTGTTGAAAATGTTGCTCAAATTATTTTAAATTTAAAAGGTATTATTTTAAAAATTGATAGTACTGTTTTTAAAGAAGAAGAAAGTGTTTCACTAAAAGTAGATGCGGTAGCTGGTGAAGTATTAGCTTCAATGATTGTTTGTCCGTTAGGAGTTGAAATATTAAATGGTGATTATTTAATTGCTACTGTTGCTAAAGGTGGTAAATTAGAAATGACAATGTATGCTCAAAATTCTCGTGGTTATAAATCATTTGATGATAATAAACGCTTAATTACTAATATTGGGATTATTCCTATGGATTCTAATTATTCACCAATTGTTAATGTTAAATATAGTGTTGAATCAACTAAAGTTGGAAAAAGTGCTGATTTAGAGCAATTAGTTTTAGAATTAACAACTGATGGTTCTGTTACTCCTGTAGAAGCAATTGCGATTGCTGCGAAGATTTTAATTGCTCATTTAGAACATTTTGTTAGTTTAAGTGAGCAAGCACAATCATTAGAAATTATTTCTATTTCTGAAAAACAAGAAACAGATGAATTAGAAAAACCGATTGAAGAATTAGACTTAACGGTGCGTTCATATAATTGTTTAAAACGAGCAGAAATTGTTACGATTCGTGATTTAACTGATAAAACAGAAAATGATATTTTAGCAACGAAAAATTTAGGAAGAAAATCCTTTAATGAAATTAAAGAGAAATTATTAGCATTAGGGCTAACTTTTAAACGAGAATAA
- the rplQ gene encoding 50S ribosomal protein L17 codes for MSFIQKRGKNTSWRQGLMRNLATELVVHERLLVTEKRAKELRKTIDKLITLAKRQDLHARRQASSILRNIDVNETETVLQKLFTDIAKRYNERSGGYTRLLKTDDRKGDNAPMVYIELV; via the coding sequence ATGTCATTTATTCAAAAACGCGGTAAGAATACTAGCTGAAGACAAGGATTAATGCGTAATTTAGCAACAGAATTAGTTGTTCATGAAAGATTGCTTGTAACTGAAAAACGCGCTAAAGAATTAAGAAAAACAATTGATAAATTAATTACCTTAGCAAAAAGACAAGATTTGCATGCTAGAAGACAAGCATCAAGTATTTTACGAAATATTGATGTTAATGAAACAGAAACAGTTTTACAAAAATTATTTACTGATATTGCTAAGCGATATAATGAAAGATCGGGTGGCTATACGAGACTTTTAAAAACTGATGACCGTAAAGGCGATAATGCACCAATGGTTTATATTGAATTAGTTTAA